One segment of Thunnus thynnus chromosome 19, fThuThy2.1, whole genome shotgun sequence DNA contains the following:
- the LOC137171172 gene encoding tripartite motif-containing protein 16-like produces the protein MAQNEIKMGREKLSCSICLDLLKDPVTIPCGHNYCMNCIKSYWDGDDQKKICSCPQCRKIFRPKPVLVKNTMLADLVEELKKTELQVALADHCYAGPDDMACDVCTGRKLKALKSCLVCQVSYCEQHLQPHYESPAFEKHKLVDPSKKLQENICSHHGEVIKIFCRTDQHCICYLCSMDEHKDHDTVLASEERNEKRKDVKISQQKFQQRIQDRENDVKILQQEVETINHSADQAVRDSEKIFNELICLIEQKSSDMKQQIRSRQKIKVSQAKELQRKLQQEITGLRRKDAELKQLSHTGDHIHFLHNYPSLSHLSESINPPSIELCPLRYFDGVTVAVSQVRDKLQDIFTEEWTKILLTEISTDVLLPQAEPKTREEFLQYTCQIELDPNTVHVQLLLSEGNKKTTVMTEKQLYPYHINRFTQQQQVLGRDSLMGRCYWEVEKGEFETRVAVTYKDISRTGGESRFGENDRSWALQCSEESYEFIHNKVRTYISGPQSSRVGVYLDHRAGILSFYSVSDTMTLLHRVQTTFTKPLYAGFRIYGFNHSVEMCELK, from the coding sequence ATGGCTCAGAATGAAATTAAGATGGGCCGGGAAAAACTCTCCTGTTCAATCTGtttggatctactgaaggatccagtgactattccctgtggacacaacTACTGCATGAACTGTATTAAAAGCTACTGGGATGGAGACGATCAGAAGAAAATCTGCAGCTGTCCTCAGTGCAGAAAGATTTTCAGACCGAagcctgtcctggtgaaaaacaccatgttagcagatttagtggaggagctgaagaagacaGAACTCCAAGTTGCTCtggctgatcactgctatgccgGACCTGATGACatggcctgtgatgtctgcactgggagaaAACTGAAAGCtctcaagtcctgtctggtgtgtcaaGTCTCTTACTGTGAGCAACACCTCCAGCCTCACTATGAATCTCCTGCCTTtgaaaaacacaagctggtcgacccctccaagaagcttcaggagaacatctgctctcatCATGGTGAGGTGATAAAGATTTTCTGCCGCACTGATCAGCActgtatctgttatctctgctccaTGGATGAACATAAAGACCATGACACTGTCTTAGCTTCAGAGGAAAGGAATGAGAAGCGGAAAGACGTAAAGATTAGTCAGCAAAAattccagcagagaatccaggacagagaaaATGATGTGAAGATACTTCAGCAGGAGGTAGAGACCATCAATCATTCTGCTGATCAAGCAGTGAGGGACAGCGAGAAGATCTTCAATGAGTTGATCTGTCTCATTGAGCAAAAAAGCTCAGATATGAAACAACAGATCAGATCAAggcagaaaattaaagtgagtCAAGCCAAAGAGCTTCAGAGGAAACTGCAGCAGGAGATCACTGGTCTGAGGAGGAAAGATGCTGAACTGAAACAGCTTTCACACACAGGTGATCACATCCATTTTTTACACAattacccctcactgtcacatcTCAGTGAATCCATAAACCCACCCAGCATCGAACTCTGTCCACTGCGGTACTTTGATGGTGTGACTGTGGCTGTGTCGCAAGTCAGAGATAAACTACAGGACATTTTTACTGAGGAATGGACTAAGATCTTACTGACAGAGATATCAACGGATGTTTTACTTCCACAAGCAGAGCCCAAGACCAGAGAGGAGTTCTTACAATACACTTGTCAAATCgaactggatccaaacacagtacATGTACAGCTGTTATTGTCTGAggggaacaaaaaaacaacagtgatgACAGAGAAACAGTTATATCCTTATCACATTAACAGATTCACCCAACAGCAGCAGGTCCTGGGTAGAGACAGTCTGATGGGACGTTGTTATTGGGAGGTGGAGAAGGGAGAATTCGAAACTAGAGTAGCAGTCACATACAAGGATATTAGCAGAACAGGAGGTGAAAGTAGATTTGGAGAAAATGATAGGTCTTGGGCATTACAGTGTTCAGAGGAGAGTTATGAATTCATTCATAATAAAGTCAGAACTTATATCTCAGGCCCTCAGTCCTCCAGAGtcggagtgtacctggatcatagagcaggtattctgtccttctacagcgtctctgacaccatgactctcctccacagagtccagaccacattcactaaGCCACTCTATGCTGGATTCAGGATTTATGGCTTTAATCACTCTGTTGAAATGTGTGAGCTCAAATAG